The following are encoded together in the Planctobacterium marinum genome:
- the rpoH gene encoding RNA polymerase sigma factor RpoH, producing MDITALTNESKQLSQVSSYQAFVNYARSIPMLDEAQEKELLTRFKVEDDLDAAKQLILSHLRFVVHIANSYRGYGLPMEDIVQEGNVGLMKSVKRFDMSYDVRLASFAVYWIKSEIHDYVLKNWRMVKVATTKATKKLFFGLRKFKSKLAWLTEDEVSNVAKELGVNESEVRMVETNLQLSDVYFENTTGEQNQDEYDPSTITSALLSDASQAPEKVHGEQLAQKAQTAQLSAALKVLDERSRDIIESRWLHHEDAQLKLEDLAQRYGISAERVRQIETAAMAKIKKFLNSSTFTA from the coding sequence ATGGACATCACAGCATTAACAAATGAGTCAAAACAACTTAGCCAGGTCAGCAGTTACCAGGCGTTTGTTAATTATGCACGTTCAATTCCTATGTTAGATGAAGCGCAGGAAAAAGAGTTGTTGACGCGTTTCAAAGTTGAAGACGACCTCGATGCAGCGAAGCAACTTATTTTGTCGCATTTGCGTTTCGTGGTGCATATTGCTAACAGTTACCGCGGCTACGGTTTGCCAATGGAAGACATAGTGCAAGAAGGTAATGTCGGATTGATGAAATCAGTCAAACGCTTCGATATGTCTTATGACGTGCGTCTGGCGTCTTTTGCCGTTTACTGGATTAAATCTGAAATTCACGACTATGTGCTTAAAAACTGGCGCATGGTAAAAGTGGCCACCACCAAGGCCACTAAAAAGCTATTTTTTGGTTTACGCAAATTCAAATCCAAACTGGCGTGGTTAACGGAAGACGAAGTAAGTAACGTCGCCAAAGAGTTAGGAGTGAATGAGTCCGAAGTGCGCATGGTGGAAACCAACTTGCAATTGAGCGATGTATACTTTGAGAATACCACGGGCGAGCAAAACCAAGATGAGTACGATCCATCTACGATAACCAGTGCCCTGCTGTCAGATGCCAGTCAGGCTCCAGAAAAAGTACATGGTGAGCAACTGGCGCAAAAAGCTCAGACCGCGCAATTAAGCGCGGCGTTAAAAGTACTGGATGAACGCAGTCGAGATATCATTGAGTCTCGCTGGTTACATCACGAAGATGCGCAGCTAAAACTGGAAGATCTGGCACAGCGTTATGGTATCAGTGCTGAGCGAGTCCGACAGATTGAAACTGCCGCTATGGCCAAAATCAAAAAGTTTTTAAATAGCAGTACCTTCACAGCGTAA
- a CDS encoding mechanosensitive ion channel family protein, with protein MNSMDELLHRLLEWSSTYLSNLLWSLAVLVTYLVVSRLALPRIKFFVDKSKLKAEATKKAFHTVKLLVGIVTFAILLIVWGVDFGGLLILSTSILTLTGVALFASWSLLSNVTSYFILLFHNAFRRGNFVRIVDGDNYMEGYIADVNLFNTRIVTEDRETIIYPNNLVLTRPCIVNPRNRWKVIGKVADKEQKVVPIPCPEEVLAKEERTT; from the coding sequence ATGAACAGCATGGATGAATTACTTCATCGTTTACTTGAGTGGAGCTCCACCTATTTATCCAATCTGCTTTGGAGTTTAGCAGTACTAGTCACTTATCTGGTGGTTAGCCGCTTAGCGCTGCCCAGAATCAAGTTTTTCGTAGACAAGAGCAAGTTAAAAGCAGAAGCCACCAAAAAAGCCTTTCACACGGTAAAGCTCTTGGTGGGGATTGTGACCTTTGCCATTTTGTTAATTGTCTGGGGCGTAGATTTTGGTGGCTTGTTGATCCTGTCCACTTCCATTCTGACCCTAACAGGTGTAGCACTTTTCGCCAGTTGGTCACTGCTAAGCAACGTCACATCCTATTTCATTTTGCTATTCCACAATGCGTTTCGCCGAGGTAATTTTGTGCGTATCGTGGATGGTGACAATTATATGGAAGGCTACATTGCAGATGTTAACCTGTTCAACACCCGCATCGTAACGGAAGACCGGGAAACAATCATTTATCCCAACAACCTTGTGCTGACTCGACCTTGTATCGTAAACCCAAGAAACCGTTGGAAAGTGATTGGCAAGGTGGCTGACAAAGAGCAAAAAGTTGTTCCCATTCCTTGCCCCGAAGAAGTGTTGGCAAAAGAAGAACGAACCACCTGA
- the proB gene encoding glutamate 5-kinase, whose translation MRISNKNRIVIKVGSSLIAPEGNGCSSRYLLSIANFIVRCHLMDTKVVLVSSGSVAAGRSLFSDTPDKCGNVTLKKAMAAAGQTEMMEAWNKLFDFPTAQLLLTQYDFQQHERFLSIRETIENLLNNDILPIVNENDAITTDLSKVGDNDNLSAMVASAVAADALIICSDVTGLYDADPRNNPDATLIKDVHKISPELMQIAGGAGSGVGTGGMRTKLEAARKATRRGIPTIIMNGYDENGFNELLQGTNPGTMFHPATSPLDKKQHWLTYGTKARGELVVSEEAAADAEQGNFQLDYRDIVDVNGEFTAGDTIIVKNEQGERIAKAKAESGSCLLQFLVNTDNSAEFRGNQNNEFGQVLNRKEMTLLEE comes from the coding sequence ATGAGAATTTCCAACAAAAACCGAATAGTCATTAAGGTGGGCAGTTCCCTGATCGCTCCTGAAGGCAATGGCTGTAGCTCGCGCTACTTATTATCTATCGCTAACTTTATTGTGCGCTGTCATTTGATGGACACAAAAGTGGTATTGGTGTCTTCAGGTTCAGTGGCAGCAGGCCGCTCCCTGTTTTCCGATACCCCGGACAAGTGTGGCAATGTCACCCTGAAAAAGGCAATGGCAGCGGCTGGCCAAACAGAAATGATGGAAGCCTGGAACAAGCTGTTCGATTTTCCCACTGCTCAGCTGTTGCTAACGCAATATGACTTTCAGCAGCACGAGCGTTTTCTGAGTATCCGGGAAACCATCGAAAACCTGTTGAATAATGACATTTTGCCTATCGTCAACGAAAACGATGCCATTACAACAGACTTATCGAAAGTGGGTGATAACGACAATCTATCTGCGATGGTGGCTTCTGCTGTTGCGGCGGATGCATTGATCATTTGTTCCGATGTAACTGGCCTGTACGACGCAGATCCGCGCAATAATCCTGATGCAACGCTGATCAAAGATGTACACAAAATCTCACCGGAATTAATGCAAATCGCCGGCGGCGCTGGTAGTGGCGTTGGCACAGGTGGTATGCGTACCAAACTGGAAGCGGCTCGTAAAGCCACCCGGCGCGGGATCCCAACCATAATTATGAATGGCTATGACGAGAACGGCTTCAATGAGCTGTTACAAGGTACCAATCCGGGAACCATGTTCCACCCGGCGACATCGCCGCTGGACAAGAAACAGCACTGGCTTACCTATGGCACCAAAGCGCGCGGTGAATTGGTGGTTTCTGAAGAAGCTGCGGCTGATGCTGAACAGGGTAATTTTCAACTGGACTACCGTGACATCGTCGACGTTAACGGAGAGTTTACCGCGGGCGACACCATCATTGTAAAAAATGAACAAGGTGAGCGCATCGCCAAAGCCAAAGCAGAAAGCGGCAGCTGCTTATTGCAGTTTCTGGTGAACACTGACAACAGTGCCGAATTCAGAGGCAATCAAAATAATGAGTTCGGTCAGGTACTGAACAGAAAGGAAATGACTTTACTGGAGGAATAA
- a CDS encoding sensor histidine kinase — protein sequence MMRISAIPKFRSAAFVVLLIILSGSVIFAVQQQGVAALILTFLAGSGVLLLTWLCFDEYRHAQYQAQLHEIQAQLKQINQGKQDALSIDVTAGPYRELVAEINEHLAMETERLLQEQNFSADASHELRTPLAGLRLQAQVAQRTDKSELKARALENIISAVDRSTRLVEQLLVYSRLSRRRNHAENTRIDITELLQAQLLKTASLISNKQLEISTNFAEIQVPKIFLHRDQMMAAIENLLYNAIEHSPEKGKIAITLSAASDTLQLVFEDNGPGLSDKDKHHVIVPFQKSSSNKQKGTGLGLAIVNKVVQLHGGDLQLLDAKSGGLKVQISLPL from the coding sequence ATGATGCGAATAAGTGCTATACCCAAATTTCGCAGCGCTGCCTTTGTGGTGTTGCTAATCATTTTGTCAGGCAGTGTCATTTTCGCAGTGCAACAGCAAGGCGTAGCAGCACTAATTTTAACTTTTTTAGCTGGCTCAGGCGTGCTGCTTCTCACCTGGTTATGCTTCGACGAATACCGCCATGCTCAATATCAAGCGCAGCTACACGAAATTCAAGCGCAACTAAAACAAATAAACCAAGGCAAACAAGACGCGCTCAGCATTGACGTTACAGCAGGCCCCTATCGCGAACTGGTGGCCGAGATCAATGAGCATTTGGCAATGGAAACCGAGCGGTTGCTACAGGAGCAAAACTTTAGCGCCGATGCCTCCCATGAATTGCGGACGCCACTTGCAGGTTTGCGTCTGCAAGCACAAGTAGCCCAACGCACTGATAAATCGGAGCTGAAAGCGCGTGCATTAGAAAACATTATCTCTGCGGTTGACAGAAGCACCCGACTGGTGGAGCAGTTACTTGTCTATTCACGACTTTCCCGACGCCGAAATCACGCCGAAAACACCCGGATAGATATCACCGAGTTATTACAAGCACAATTGCTGAAAACCGCCTCACTGATAAGCAATAAACAGCTTGAGATCAGTACAAATTTTGCAGAAATACAGGTGCCTAAAATCTTTTTGCACAGAGACCAAATGATGGCGGCTATTGAAAACTTGCTCTACAACGCCATCGAGCACAGCCCGGAAAAAGGTAAAATTGCTATAACGTTAAGCGCTGCATCAGACACCTTACAGCTGGTGTTTGAAGACAACGGCCCGGGGTTAAGTGATAAAGATAAACATCATGTCATTGTGCCCTTCCAGAAGTCCTCTTCTAATAAGCAAAAAGGCACTGGATTAGGTTTGGCTATTGTAAACAAAGTGGTCCAGTTACACGGAGGTGACCTGCAATTGCTGGACGCCAAAAGTGGCGGTTTAAAGGTGCAAATATCCTTGCCACTTTAA
- a CDS encoding mechanosensitive ion channel family protein: MTDLGIEQLLQSDLLFKSIITLILITVLVAVRKLALRKLHKKGQKKGKDYRHAINIVKQLSHGIMFAALVLVWSSEVQNLAISVAAFMVAIVLATREFLQCLLGFLYYIFTRPFRVADWIQIDNSTTGEVYAIDWIKVTLLEVDPESLTYTGKTVYVPNNQLVSKQLRNMNFMRRYNMHNFTLTFEPLQSVLLQLPEIKRFARELCAPFRDVALRYKDLIERHLETEFIETDPIVNIETSRFGYIELTVCIFCPTDRAQGLQQQITEHALHHILPGAASGQELSKWDFRRQDYKNEMAY; the protein is encoded by the coding sequence ATGACCGATCTCGGTATTGAACAGCTGTTGCAATCCGACTTGCTATTTAAATCCATAATTACGCTTATTCTTATTACTGTGCTTGTCGCAGTGCGCAAACTGGCCTTGCGTAAATTGCACAAAAAGGGCCAAAAGAAAGGCAAAGATTACCGACACGCCATCAATATCGTTAAACAATTGAGTCACGGTATTATGTTTGCGGCACTCGTCCTTGTATGGTCCAGTGAGGTACAAAACCTGGCAATATCGGTTGCCGCCTTTATGGTGGCGATTGTCTTAGCCACGCGAGAGTTTTTACAATGCTTGTTGGGTTTTCTGTACTACATCTTCACTCGCCCTTTCAGAGTGGCAGACTGGATCCAAATCGACAACAGCACCACCGGTGAAGTCTATGCCATTGATTGGATCAAGGTGACACTACTGGAGGTTGATCCCGAATCCCTTACCTACACGGGAAAAACCGTCTACGTACCTAATAATCAGTTGGTATCAAAGCAACTGCGCAACATGAACTTTATGCGCCGTTATAATATGCACAACTTCACCCTAACCTTTGAACCGCTGCAAAGCGTATTACTGCAGCTACCAGAAATTAAACGCTTCGCTCGCGAATTATGTGCGCCTTTCCGCGATGTGGCTTTACGTTATAAAGATCTGATCGAGCGTCACCTCGAAACTGAATTTATCGAAACCGATCCCATCGTGAATATTGAAACCAGCCGGTTTGGCTATATAGAGCTAACTGTCTGTATCTTCTGCCCCACAGACAGAGCACAAGGGTTGCAACAACAAATCACCGAGCACGCCCTACACCACATTTTACCCGGTGCCGCCTCCGGGCAAGAGCTGTCAAAATGGGACTTTCGCAGACAAGATTACAAAAACGAAATGGCCTATTAA
- a CDS encoding DUF1003 domain-containing protein: MMKYFENIARAMMGMPYGELNETEQHVIKSIANQETVATNLNQSFHDQLTFGQKVSDKVAEFGGSWPFIIMFLIVMLVWIGYNALALSGTVVFDPYPFILLNLVLSTLAALQAPIIMMSQNRQAAKDRMAASLNYQVSLKTDLEIMLLQKKLDELLIKIDRQNSNEQHG, translated from the coding sequence ATGATGAAGTATTTTGAAAACATCGCCCGCGCCATGATGGGAATGCCGTATGGCGAGCTCAACGAAACTGAGCAACACGTTATTAAAAGTATTGCCAATCAAGAAACTGTTGCCACCAACCTGAACCAAAGCTTTCACGATCAATTGACCTTTGGGCAGAAAGTTTCTGACAAGGTAGCGGAATTTGGCGGTTCATGGCCTTTTATTATTATGTTCTTAATAGTAATGTTGGTATGGATTGGGTACAACGCATTAGCATTGAGTGGTACGGTAGTCTTCGACCCCTACCCTTTCATTTTACTCAATTTGGTATTATCCACTTTGGCAGCACTGCAAGCACCCATCATTATGATGTCGCAGAACCGACAGGCTGCCAAAGACCGTATGGCAGCATCGCTAAACTATCAGGTTAGTTTAAAAACTGACCTTGAAATTATGTTGCTGCAAAAGAAATTGGACGAATTACTCATCAAAATAGACAGGCAAAATAGTAATGAACAGCATGGATGA
- a CDS encoding response regulator has translation MRILIVEDDSIIGDGLVMGLQMDEYAVDWVENLKTANAALATNNYDLMILDLGLPDGSGLDILRKLRREKSSLPVIILTAYDELSDKIKGLDAGADDYLVKPFDLDELRARVRALHRRALGRSTPVIEAGDIVMDPSKLAVTRDGENIKLGPREFAILRVLMENQGRIISKAQIEDKLYGWNMEIESNTIEVHMHGIRKKLGKDLIKTIRNVGYVIE, from the coding sequence ATGCGAATACTGATTGTAGAAGACGACAGCATCATCGGTGATGGCCTTGTGATGGGCCTGCAAATGGATGAATACGCGGTGGATTGGGTGGAAAACCTGAAAACGGCGAACGCTGCTTTAGCCACTAACAACTACGATCTAATGATCCTGGATTTAGGCTTACCTGATGGTTCGGGCCTCGATATTCTGCGTAAACTCAGACGAGAAAAAAGCTCCCTACCCGTTATCATTCTCACCGCTTATGATGAGCTATCAGATAAAATCAAAGGCCTGGACGCCGGTGCCGACGATTATCTGGTAAAACCTTTTGATCTGGATGAACTGCGGGCCAGAGTGCGGGCACTACATCGCCGTGCATTGGGACGCAGCACCCCTGTAATAGAGGCAGGTGATATTGTAATGGACCCATCCAAGCTTGCAGTCACGCGAGATGGCGAGAACATCAAACTGGGTCCGCGAGAATTCGCCATTTTAAGAGTACTCATGGAAAATCAAGGTCGTATCATTTCCAAAGCGCAAATCGAAGACAAGTTGTATGGATGGAATATGGAGATTGAGAGTAATACCATCGAAGTTCACATGCATGGCATTCGTAAAAAACTGGGGAAAGATCTGATTAAGACAATTCGCAATGTAGGCTACGTTATAGAATGA
- a CDS encoding glutamate-5-semialdehyde dehydrogenase, which yields MMNIREELQKTAAAAKSLVALTTEQKNKVLLMMAFAVEQNGEKILEENKRDLEAAKEQGLSDAMMDRLALDHERLMGIVKSIEEVAHLEDPVGKLRLINEHENGLKINKVRVPLGVIGMIYEARPNVAAEASALCFKSGNAIVLRCGKEAIKTSFAIVTAMQSMLISNGLPADAIKLITDPDRKLMLELIQQDELLDVIIPRGGEGLIRFVTENSRVPVIQHYKGVCHLFIDESAEIEKAVALFLNGKIQRPGVCNALEGLLVHKNIAEEVLPQLQLHCGVNHIKVHACDKSYRYFEHLDGVERISEEGFGQEYLAKEIAIRIVDDIDMAIAHIDKFGSKHTEVICTQNENNAALFQKIVDASVVMVNASSRFSDGGQLGLGAEIGIATTKLHAYGPMGLEALTTEKYLVNGDGQIRA from the coding sequence ATGATGAATATTAGAGAAGAATTACAGAAAACAGCAGCGGCAGCGAAAAGCCTGGTAGCTCTGACGACAGAGCAGAAGAATAAAGTATTGTTAATGATGGCATTTGCCGTAGAGCAGAATGGAGAGAAAATTCTGGAAGAAAACAAACGCGATCTCGAAGCCGCCAAAGAACAAGGCTTATCCGATGCCATGATGGACAGGTTGGCACTGGATCATGAGCGACTGATGGGTATTGTTAAAAGTATCGAAGAAGTTGCTCATCTGGAAGATCCTGTAGGCAAGTTGCGCTTGATCAACGAGCACGAGAACGGCCTTAAGATTAATAAGGTACGGGTTCCTCTTGGCGTTATCGGTATGATTTATGAAGCGCGCCCTAACGTGGCGGCGGAAGCCTCCGCACTGTGTTTTAAATCAGGCAACGCCATCGTGCTGCGCTGTGGTAAAGAGGCAATTAAAACCAGCTTTGCCATAGTAACAGCGATGCAAAGCATGTTGATTTCTAACGGCTTGCCCGCCGATGCCATCAAGCTGATCACCGATCCGGATCGCAAGTTAATGTTGGAGCTGATACAGCAAGATGAACTACTGGACGTTATTATCCCACGTGGTGGTGAGGGTTTAATCCGCTTTGTAACGGAAAACAGTCGTGTTCCGGTTATCCAGCATTACAAAGGGGTATGCCATCTGTTTATCGACGAGTCTGCCGAAATAGAAAAGGCAGTGGCGCTATTTCTGAACGGTAAAATCCAGCGTCCAGGCGTATGTAATGCCCTTGAAGGATTGCTTGTGCATAAGAACATCGCGGAAGAGGTCTTACCCCAGTTGCAATTACACTGTGGTGTGAATCATATTAAGGTGCATGCTTGCGATAAGAGTTATCGTTATTTTGAGCATCTGGATGGCGTAGAGCGCATATCGGAAGAAGGGTTTGGTCAAGAGTATCTGGCAAAGGAAATTGCTATTCGCATTGTGGACGATATTGATATGGCAATCGCTCACATTGATAAATTCGGCAGTAAACACACTGAGGTTATCTGTACTCAAAACGAAAACAACGCGGCGTTATTCCAGAAAATAGTAGACGCTTCAGTGGTAATGGTTAATGCCAGTTCGCGCTTTTCTGATGGTGGCCAATTGGGCTTGGGTGCCGAAATCGGTATCGCAACCACTAAGTTGCACGCCTATGGCCCGATGGGGCTGGAAGCCCTGACCACAGAAAAATATCTGGTAAACGGCGACGGCCAAATTCGAGCCTAA
- the putP gene encoding sodium/proline symporter PutP has translation MDPYLLFALACYAAVMLGIGIYGYKHSTGDVKGYILGGRNVGPKVTALSAGASDMSGWMLMGLPGAMFLLGFETIWIAIGLLCGALLNYILVAPRLRIYTEVADDAVTLPDFFAKRFGEKKGALRLTTALIAIIFFTLYTSAGLVAGGKLFESVFGLPHYAGVLTTISIVVLYTLLGGFLAVSMTDFVQGSIMFVALIAVPIVAAMQFNDWGVMADSTTQWIAQENGLLQDVGQLALLSSLAWGLGYFGQPHILVRFMAIRNVVDIGQATRFGISWMFVSLLGAVATGFVGIAYVQKFGLQLADPETIFIRFSEILFHPFISGFLLSAILAAIMSTISSQLLVSSSSLTEDVYKIFSSKTPDEKQGVMFSRLAVLAVAVVATMLALNPDSSVLGLVGNAWAGFGAAFGPLVLLSLYWPNMTRAGALAGIITGAATVLLWISLPESVIGVNLSGLIYEIVPGFIASTIAIVVVSKLSAAPKQDLINDFHTTVSLLEARNH, from the coding sequence ATGGACCCCTATCTTTTATTCGCCTTAGCTTGTTATGCAGCTGTTATGCTAGGTATTGGCATCTACGGTTACAAACACTCTACAGGTGATGTTAAAGGTTACATTTTAGGTGGCCGCAATGTCGGACCAAAGGTAACTGCATTATCAGCTGGCGCCTCAGATATGAGTGGTTGGATGTTAATGGGGTTGCCCGGTGCAATGTTCTTATTAGGTTTCGAAACCATCTGGATTGCCATCGGACTGCTGTGTGGTGCCTTGTTAAACTATATTTTGGTGGCGCCCAGATTGCGCATCTACACAGAAGTGGCTGACGATGCCGTCACCTTGCCGGATTTTTTCGCCAAGCGCTTTGGCGAGAAGAAAGGCGCGCTGCGCCTTACTACGGCTCTCATCGCCATTATTTTCTTTACCCTGTATACATCAGCCGGATTAGTTGCTGGCGGTAAATTGTTCGAAAGTGTCTTTGGCCTACCCCACTACGCGGGTGTGTTGACGACTATCAGTATCGTGGTTTTGTACACCTTATTAGGCGGTTTTCTAGCAGTCAGTATGACCGACTTCGTACAGGGCAGCATAATGTTTGTGGCGTTAATCGCCGTCCCCATTGTGGCTGCCATGCAGTTCAATGATTGGGGTGTTATGGCCGATTCAACGACACAGTGGATAGCGCAGGAAAATGGCCTGCTTCAGGATGTCGGTCAGCTGGCGTTACTGTCTAGCCTGGCATGGGGCTTAGGTTATTTCGGTCAACCCCATATATTGGTGCGCTTTATGGCGATTCGCAATGTGGTGGATATCGGTCAAGCAACACGTTTCGGCATCAGCTGGATGTTTGTGTCATTGTTGGGTGCCGTGGCAACGGGTTTTGTGGGAATCGCTTACGTGCAAAAGTTTGGTTTGCAATTGGCTGACCCGGAAACCATCTTCATTCGCTTTTCAGAAATTCTGTTTCATCCATTTATCAGTGGTTTTTTGCTGTCGGCTATATTAGCCGCCATCATGAGTACGATTTCATCGCAATTGTTGGTGTCTTCTAGCTCGCTCACTGAAGACGTATACAAAATTTTCAGTAGCAAAACCCCTGATGAAAAACAGGGTGTGATGTTCAGTCGCCTGGCGGTACTTGCCGTTGCAGTTGTTGCCACAATGCTGGCCTTAAACCCTGACAGTAGTGTTCTAGGTCTGGTGGGTAATGCATGGGCAGGATTTGGTGCTGCGTTTGGACCACTTGTATTGCTGTCACTGTACTGGCCAAACATGACCAGAGCGGGTGCGCTTGCCGGCATTATTACGGGTGCTGCCACAGTACTACTTTGGATCTCCCTCCCTGAGAGCGTGATCGGCGTAAATCTCTCAGGCCTGATTTATGAAATTGTACCCGGATTTATTGCTTCAACTATTGCAATTGTGGTGGTGAGTAAACTCAGCGCCGCACCCAAACAAGATTTAATTAACGATTTTCACACGACGGTTTCGCTACTGGAAGCGCGGAATCACTGA
- a CDS encoding RNA polymerase sigma factor, with protein sequence MQTFSVLESTLHSVPASKPVKLAKKEFDRLLTELSPAILRYCQRYLRNIDDAQEACQETMLKALNGYANFEGRASVKNWLYSIAKNVCASLYQQRSKLDLTEDNEDLFDEASYTPALTDEGPCLFGELITRLSVQERNVLSFRFVEDLQLPEIACALDLNISTVKMCYYRALDKFQMAQAS encoded by the coding sequence ATGCAAACATTCAGTGTGTTGGAGAGCACGCTTCATTCGGTTCCTGCTTCAAAGCCTGTTAAATTGGCGAAAAAAGAATTTGATCGATTACTGACAGAACTCAGCCCGGCAATTTTGCGTTATTGTCAGCGCTATTTGCGCAACATTGACGATGCCCAGGAAGCATGCCAGGAGACGATGCTAAAAGCCCTGAATGGGTATGCCAATTTTGAAGGCCGTGCCAGCGTTAAAAACTGGCTGTACTCAATTGCCAAAAATGTCTGCGCGAGTCTCTATCAGCAGCGCTCAAAATTGGATCTCACAGAGGACAACGAAGACTTGTTTGACGAAGCGAGCTATACACCTGCATTGACAGACGAAGGGCCTTGTCTTTTTGGTGAACTGATCACCCGGCTGTCAGTACAAGAGCGAAACGTATTGAGTTTCCGCTTTGTTGAAGATTTACAATTACCGGAAATTGCTTGTGCTTTGGATTTAAACATTAGTACCGTAAAAATGTGCTATTACCGAGCGTTAGACAAGTTTCAAATGGCACAGGCTAGTTAA
- a CDS encoding response regulator, translating to MQQTDVDSDNKPQLLYLEDDPVLSETMTALLEMSDFNVFHANNTEKAVAHINKNHLVPHLILADKRLLYGECGIESVTTIRNLLSTEVPAILLTGDSDISNEDQKKTPLQRILLKPVDIDKLIREIQQLLA from the coding sequence ATGCAACAGACTGACGTTGATTCTGATAATAAGCCCCAACTGCTTTATCTGGAAGATGACCCTGTGTTGTCAGAAACCATGACAGCGTTATTAGAAATGTCTGATTTTAACGTGTTTCATGCGAATAATACCGAAAAGGCCGTTGCCCATATCAATAAAAATCACCTTGTCCCCCACCTTATTCTTGCTGATAAAAGACTGCTGTACGGCGAATGCGGTATTGAATCAGTAACAACAATCAGAAACCTGCTCAGCACTGAAGTACCGGCAATACTACTTACTGGTGATAGTGATATTTCCAATGAGGACCAGAAAAAAACGCCATTGCAACGGATCCTGTTAAAACCGGTAGACATTGATAAGTTGATAAGAGAAATCCAGCAACTGCTTGCATAA
- a CDS encoding pyrroline-5-carboxylate reductase family protein yields MFRDTDLSIAFIGGGHITQAMVCGLLAAGCSAKKILVCTPSTQGQKQFIEEHQVLATGDNSLATRFADVVIIAVKPEKVPLICTEIAEAMLETQQQKLVISLAEGVAHARLREMLCGSNRIICAVPNLAVTLRRGMTGLYADPDCLFKDTRTAESLMASLGETLWVQEEMQLADVEATSGSSSAYLYYVLEQMQQIAIEQGLSEKEARNSVLQAAWGAISVAQNSQQSFAELRQSAVQSKSTSKDAIQALKDADLPATLRTAMKTVKQETQEKLQTESI; encoded by the coding sequence ATGTTCCGTGATACAGACCTCAGCATCGCCTTTATTGGCGGTGGGCACATCACTCAAGCTATGGTTTGCGGCCTGTTGGCCGCAGGGTGTAGTGCGAAAAAAATATTGGTCTGTACGCCCTCAACTCAAGGCCAGAAACAGTTTATTGAGGAACATCAGGTGCTCGCAACAGGTGATAACAGTCTGGCAACTCGCTTTGCCGATGTTGTCATCATTGCGGTTAAACCTGAGAAAGTGCCACTCATATGCACGGAGATCGCCGAAGCTATGCTGGAAACACAACAGCAAAAACTGGTGATTTCACTGGCCGAAGGCGTCGCCCATGCGCGATTGCGTGAAATGCTGTGTGGCAGTAACCGGATCATATGCGCGGTGCCTAACCTTGCCGTAACATTGCGACGAGGCATGACTGGCTTGTATGCCGATCCCGATTGCCTGTTCAAGGACACCCGAACAGCCGAAAGTTTAATGGCGAGTTTAGGCGAAACCCTGTGGGTGCAAGAGGAAATGCAACTGGCTGATGTAGAGGCCACCTCTGGTAGTTCATCTGCGTATCTATATTATGTGCTGGAGCAAATGCAGCAAATAGCGATAGAACAAGGTCTATCAGAAAAAGAAGCCCGCAATAGCGTTTTGCAAGCCGCTTGGGGGGCCATATCAGTGGCACAAAACTCGCAGCAAAGCTTCGCCGAATTGCGTCAATCTGCTGTGCAATCCAAATCTACTTCCAAAGATGCCATTCAAGCTTTAAAAGACGCAGATTTGCCAGCAACACTGCGAACGGCAATGAAAACCGTCAAGCAAGAAACGCAAGAAAAACTACAAACCGAATCTATCTAA